The Microbacterium sp. LKL04 sequence CTCCGCGAGGGCGTCGCGGAAGCCGGTGGCGAGCGCATCGACGAACGCGGCGGGAAGCGAGTCCGGGAGCGCGAGGGCGACGAGGAGCGCCGTCGGCCGCGCCCCCATCGCGGCGACGTCGGCGACGTTCACCGCAGCCGATTTGAATCCGAGGTCGTACGGGGACGTCCAGGCGAGCCGGAAGTCGGGCCCATGGACGAGCGTGTCGGTCGTGGCGACGACCCGGCCGCCGGGGATCGCGAGGACGGCTGCGTCGTCGCCGGGGCCGACCTCGGCACGCGATGCCGGGCCGAGCACGCGAAGGATACGGGCCAGCAGCTCCCTCTCGGACACGTCGCGCACACGGAGCTCACCCATGCGTCCACGGTAGCCTGGAGCGATGCCCCGAACCCGCTCGTCCGCTGCGCTCGCCTTGCTCGTGGCGGGAACGGCCGTCCTGTCCGGGTGCTCCGGGACGGTCGCCGTGGACACCCCTCCGCAAGCCGAGGACCCGCGCTGCGCGCAGGTCATGGTCCGTCTGCCGGACGTCCTCGAGGACCAGCAGCGGCGGTGGACCGATGCGCAGTCGACCGCGGCGTGGGGCGAGCCGACGACGGTGCAGTTCGCCTGCGGCGTGCAGCCGCTCGGACCGACCACACTGCCGTGCTTCACCGTCGACGGCGTCGACTGGGTCGTCGACGACTCGAAGGCGCCGCTCTACCGGATCACCACATACGGCCGGGTGCCCGCCGCGGAGCTCATCCTGGACTACGACGTCGTCTCGTCGAGCGGTCCCGTCTCCGCCCTCAGCCGACTCATCACGAAGCGGTTCGAGACGACAGCGAAGTGCGTCGCGCCGACCGAGACGCAGCCCTGACCGGGATCAGCGCGCGAGTTCGACGAGTTCCGTGATGAGGTCCGGGTAGCTGAGGCCGCTCTGGATCCAGCACGTCGGGAACATCGAGATCGGCGTGAAACCGGGCATGGTGTTCACCTCGTTCACGAAGAACTCGGATCCCGTGTAGAAGAAGTCGACACGGGAGAGCCCCTGTCCGCCGACCGCCTCGAACGCCTGGGCGGCGATGCGCTGCATCTCGCGGAGTTCGCCGTCGTGCAGCTCCGCAGGGCAGACGAGATCGATACCCGGGGCACCGAGGTACTTCGCCTCGAAGTCGTAGAAGTCCCGACCGCTGACGACGATCTCGCCCGCGACGCTGACACGGGGCTCCGCTCCGTCGCGGCCCTGCAGGACGCCGCACTCCACTTCGCGACCCGACACAGCCTGCTCGACGAGAACGCTCGTGTCCTCATCGAAGGCGGTGTCGAGGGCGGCATCCAACTCGCTCCATTCGGACACCTTCGACACCCCCACGCTCGATCCCGCACGAGCGGGTTTCACGAAGACCGGCAGACCGAGGGCGCGGATGCGGCGGCGCCACAGGTCGTCGTCGCGCTCCAGTGCCGCACGCGTCACCGTCACCCACGGGACCACGGGGACGCCGGCGGCGCGCAGGACGCTCTTGGT is a genomic window containing:
- a CDS encoding DUF3515 family protein, whose translation is MPRTRSSAALALLVAGTAVLSGCSGTVAVDTPPQAEDPRCAQVMVRLPDVLEDQQRRWTDAQSTAAWGEPTTVQFACGVQPLGPTTLPCFTVDGVDWVVDDSKAPLYRITTYGRVPAAELILDYDVVSSSGPVSALSRLITKRFETTAKCVAPTETQP
- a CDS encoding D-alanine--D-alanine ligase family protein, whose translation is MVQAVVVLLFGGRSSEHSISSATAGGVLRAIDRERYRVIPVGITRDGAFVLEEDDPDKFALNPERLPEVVDNGTRIVWPDSTATRTLSVRRPDGTVEDLGDIDVVFPILHGRFGEDGTVQGFLELLDLPYVGAGLLMSAIGMDKHTTKSVLRAAGVPVVPWVTVTRAALERDDDLWRRRIRALGLPVFVKPARAGSSVGVSKVSEWSELDAALDTAFDEDTSVLVEQAVSGREVECGVLQGRDGAEPRVSVAGEIVVSGRDFYDFEAKYLGAPGIDLVCPAELHDGELREMQRIAAQAFEAVGGQGLSRVDFFYTGSEFFVNEVNTMPGFTPISMFPTCWIQSGLSYPDLITELVELAR